The following proteins are encoded in a genomic region of Dehalococcoidia bacterium:
- a CDS encoding vitamin B12 dependent-methionine synthase activation domain-containing protein, protein MVKAIKDFKIEIDKEKVCRNLGYQNGHGPSSSISSMIDEEIDEAYSLIQPSCFYRMMDISRIRRPRVTLVNGITFSITSEVLSWVLYPCKKAVIFVASIGQGLEERAEQVMEEGHLLKATLLDAIGSEATEKVAYHLQERVRDLANLDEAEITLRYSPGYCDWDITQQRVLFEAMDSAPIGVDLTEECLMLPRKSISGIIGLGWGEKRRLKLSPCQFCTSQDCQNRR, encoded by the coding sequence ATGGTAAAAGCGATAAAAGACTTCAAGATAGAGATAGACAAAGAGAAGGTGTGCCGTAACCTGGGCTACCAGAATGGTCATGGCCCATCTTCGTCTATCTCGTCGATGATAGATGAGGAGATAGATGAGGCCTACAGCCTCATCCAGCCATCTTGCTTCTACCGGATGATGGATATAAGTCGCATACGTCGACCCCGGGTTACCCTGGTGAACGGCATAACTTTTAGTATAACCAGCGAGGTGCTTAGCTGGGTGCTATACCCCTGTAAGAAGGCAGTCATATTCGTGGCCAGCATTGGCCAGGGACTGGAGGAGAGAGCAGAGCAAGTTATGGAGGAAGGGCACTTACTGAAGGCTACCCTGCTCGATGCCATAGGCTCGGAGGCGACGGAAAAGGTAGCCTACCATCTTCAGGAAAGGGTTCGAGATCTTGCCAATTTGGATGAAGCGGAGATAACGCTGCGCTACAGCCCCGGCTATTGTGACTGGGATATCACCCAGCAGAGGGTTCTCTTTGAGGCCATGGACTCGGCTCCCATCGGTGTGGACCTAACCGAGGAATGCCTGATGTTGCCCCGCAAATCGATATCCGGCATCATCGGCCTTGGCTGGGGTGAGAAACGCCGTCTCAAGCTTTCGCCCTGCCAGTTCTGCACCAGTCAGGATTGTCAGAACAGGAGATGA
- a CDS encoding trimethylamine methyltransferase family protein has translation MTRKGLEGGKYKPLSEDDISQIHDTSMRVFEEVGFQVNSKKGLAFFRDAGATIEDNIVRLPRQTVMELIDRAPSEVTLYGRKPEHSITLGGTRVYAGTGGTALHIIDTQSGERRQATLNDLKRIAKLVDSLENIHFFLLPTYPNDVPTEDVDANRFFAGLDNTSKHIMGGVYTQDGIERVIRMAQTIAGSAVKLRQEPFISMIICAISPLKIDAVYGDMLITIAQTGIPVALPAEPLCGATSPVTLASNLVIQNVDSLAEVCLAQLVNPGMPAIFGSVASIADFRDLKYITGAIEMGLLNAASAQIAQFYQLPFYATAGMSDAKTVDAQCGYESALSTLLCALSGANFIHDAAGLLDFALSASYEKYVVDNEILGMVMRAVEGIKVDEDTLAFDLIKSVGPGGNFVSARHTRKHMRTEHYQPALSDREHLEEWQARGSRDTFSRARDRVEQILASPGYRLPDEVRQRILKEISGILD, from the coding sequence TTGACCAGGAAAGGACTTGAAGGTGGTAAATACAAGCCGCTATCTGAGGACGATATATCCCAAATCCACGATACCTCGATGCGGGTGTTCGAGGAGGTGGGCTTTCAGGTAAATTCAAAAAAGGGGCTTGCCTTTTTCCGGGATGCCGGGGCTACGATAGAAGACAACATCGTGAGGCTGCCCCGGCAGACAGTGATGGAACTTATCGACCGGGCACCCTCGGAGGTTACCCTTTACGGCCGTAAACCGGAGCACAGTATAACACTTGGCGGGACCAGAGTATATGCCGGCACCGGGGGAACCGCTCTTCATATAATCGATACGCAGTCTGGGGAACGCCGCCAGGCTACCTTAAACGACCTGAAGCGTATCGCCAAGCTCGTCGATAGCCTGGAGAACATCCACTTCTTCCTGCTGCCTACCTACCCCAACGATGTCCCCACAGAGGATGTAGATGCCAACCGCTTCTTTGCCGGCCTGGACAACACCTCCAAGCATATAATGGGAGGGGTTTACACACAGGATGGCATAGAGCGGGTAATCCGCATGGCACAGACCATCGCCGGCTCAGCGGTCAAGCTTCGCCAGGAGCCATTCATCTCTATGATAATCTGCGCCATCAGCCCGCTGAAGATAGATGCGGTCTACGGGGATATGCTTATAACCATTGCCCAGACCGGAATCCCCGTAGCGCTTCCCGCGGAGCCACTCTGCGGCGCGACCTCTCCGGTGACCCTGGCCAGCAACCTGGTGATACAGAATGTGGACTCCCTCGCCGAGGTATGCCTGGCCCAGCTGGTGAACCCCGGCATGCCGGCAATCTTCGGCTCTGTCGCCTCCATAGCCGATTTCCGCGACCTGAAATACATTACCGGGGCCATCGAAATGGGCTTACTGAATGCTGCCAGCGCTCAGATAGCCCAGTTCTACCAACTACCCTTCTATGCCACCGCCGGCATGTCCGACGCCAAGACCGTCGATGCTCAGTGCGGCTATGAGTCGGCGCTCTCCACCCTGCTCTGCGCCCTGAGCGGAGCCAACTTCATCCACGATGCCGCCGGCCTTCTGGACTTCGCCCTCAGCGCCAGCTACGAGAAGTACGTAGTAGATAACGAGATCCTGGGGATGGTGATGCGGGCGGTGGAGGGCATAAAGGTGGACGAGGATACCCTTGCCTTTGACCTCATCAAGAGCGTAGGGCCCGGGGGTAACTTCGTTTCCGCCAGGCATACCAGGAAGCACATGCGCACCGAGCATTACCAGCCCGCACTCAGCGACAGGGAGCACCTGGAGGAATGGCAGGCCAGAGGAAGTAGGGACACCTTCTCCCGTGCCAGGGACCGGGTTGAGCAAATCCTTGCCTCTCCCGGTTACCGGCTTCCGGATGAGGTAAGACAAAGGATTTTAAAGGAGATTTCTGGTATACTAGATTAA
- a CDS encoding dihydropteroate synthase encodes MLIIGEKINATNKRVAGAIVNKDAAFIQELARQQSDAGASYIDVNAGTGQGAEQEIAGLKWAIDTVQSVTDLPLCLDSSDPQALLAAMAHYQGSKAMINSVNAEPGKLEPLGRLAAERQVPLVALVMGERGIPGSVEERLSAADLIVTHLTRLGVREDQLFFDPLLLPISVDTSQGLVTLKTIQQLKSRYPSANTVIGLSNVSFGLPNRGIVNHAFLLMAISAGLDAAILDPLDAKVMSFVRVADMLTGKDPACKGFIKAHRKGLLL; translated from the coding sequence ATGCTTATTATCGGTGAGAAAATAAACGCAACCAACAAGCGAGTAGCAGGGGCAATCGTCAACAAGGACGCCGCCTTTATCCAGGAACTGGCCCGCCAGCAGTCGGATGCCGGTGCAAGCTACATAGATGTGAACGCCGGAACGGGGCAGGGCGCGGAGCAGGAGATCGCAGGCCTGAAATGGGCTATAGATACGGTTCAGAGTGTGACCGATTTACCCCTGTGCCTGGACAGCTCGGACCCCCAGGCGCTACTGGCAGCAATGGCACACTACCAGGGCTCCAAAGCCATGATAAACTCGGTCAATGCAGAGCCGGGAAAACTGGAACCCCTCGGGCGTCTGGCAGCAGAGCGCCAGGTGCCACTGGTGGCCCTGGTTATGGGAGAGAGAGGTATACCCGGCAGTGTGGAGGAGCGTCTATCCGCAGCAGACCTAATAGTGACCCACCTTACTCGTCTGGGTGTGAGGGAGGACCAGTTATTCTTTGACCCCCTGTTGCTTCCCATCTCGGTGGATACCAGTCAGGGGCTGGTAACTCTGAAGACTATCCAGCAGCTTAAATCCCGTTACCCATCCGCAAACACAGTTATCGGGCTAAGCAACGTTTCCTTCGGTCTTCCCAACCGGGGTATAGTGAACCATGCCTTCCTGTTAATGGCAATCTCCGCGGGGCTCGATGCCGCTATCCTGGATCCCCTCGATGCAAAGGTAATGAGCTTTGTCAGGGTTGCCGATATGCTCACCGGCAAAGACCCTGCCTGCAAAGGCTTCATTAAGGCGCACCGAAAAGGTTTATTGTTATAG
- a CDS encoding trimethylamine methyltransferase family protein, whose protein sequence is MSREGILIDTPLTRMTGEQVEIIHQASMDILSDPGLICFNREAAEIFGDSGADVTPIEPSDHPCWHLKIPEKLALDALDSAPKTVKLGARNPDNTLIMHGDEPRVYFITGSETNIWLDVGLVPYVKKSDPDTEIQMPEFYPRRATVADLCHSAHVCEHLESVDGYIRTVNIQDEDITEDNKDVNKFFASLNNTTKHFMSGLTSLTQLDNVVNMANLIVGGEKELKQNPIISFITCLVKSPLQFVNDTTQTFIEVCRRGLPIVVSSSPQAGSTAPIKESGIMAQINTEVLAGITLGQLVNKGTPVIYGSVPVRARMDNLADSYGAVETSQYNIDCVQMARFYRLPNYSTAGVCDTKTPGTQSSIERLFSDILVTLSGPQYLHCAYGLLDGNSVFCLLQAVLDDAHFQMIKFFLKPPRINETEVAESLKQMREVVATPQKLYISYIRKVMRSGEISMPYPFEGDGERDEVIALAYKRMQELLATPVEHIDQDTTSRIFQEIPGLLPRLNVYQEGR, encoded by the coding sequence GTGAGCAGAGAAGGAATCCTGATAGATACACCCCTTACCCGGATGACCGGGGAGCAGGTAGAGATAATCCACCAGGCATCTATGGATATCCTGAGTGACCCCGGCCTGATCTGTTTCAACAGGGAAGCCGCAGAGATATTCGGTGATAGTGGTGCGGATGTAACGCCGATTGAACCCAGCGACCACCCCTGCTGGCACTTGAAAATTCCGGAGAAACTCGCTCTCGATGCCTTGGATAGCGCTCCCAAGACAGTGAAGCTTGGTGCCAGAAACCCTGATAATACCCTTATAATGCACGGCGATGAGCCGAGGGTGTACTTTATAACCGGCTCTGAAACCAACATCTGGCTGGATGTCGGTCTTGTACCTTATGTCAAGAAATCCGACCCCGATACAGAGATTCAGATGCCGGAGTTTTACCCGCGCCGCGCAACGGTTGCCGACCTTTGCCACTCGGCGCACGTATGCGAACACCTTGAAAGCGTGGATGGCTACATCCGTACCGTAAACATCCAGGATGAAGACATCACCGAAGACAACAAGGATGTCAATAAATTCTTCGCCTCCCTGAATAATACCACCAAGCACTTCATGTCGGGTCTGACCAGTCTTACCCAGCTGGACAATGTTGTGAACATGGCAAATCTTATAGTGGGAGGGGAGAAGGAACTCAAGCAAAACCCCATCATATCCTTCATCACCTGCCTGGTTAAAAGCCCGCTGCAATTTGTTAATGACACTACGCAGACCTTTATCGAGGTCTGCAGAAGGGGGCTGCCCATAGTGGTGTCCTCCTCTCCCCAGGCCGGATCCACTGCGCCCATTAAAGAATCCGGCATTATGGCGCAAATAAATACCGAAGTCCTGGCCGGCATAACACTGGGCCAACTGGTAAACAAGGGGACACCGGTTATCTACGGCAGTGTGCCGGTGAGGGCGCGCATGGACAACCTTGCCGATTCCTATGGCGCGGTCGAAACCAGCCAGTATAACATCGATTGCGTTCAAATGGCGCGATTCTACAGGCTGCCCAACTATTCCACCGCCGGCGTCTGTGACACCAAGACGCCGGGGACGCAATCCTCGATAGAGCGCCTATTCTCGGATATACTGGTCACCCTAAGCGGGCCGCAGTACCTGCATTGCGCCTACGGTCTCCTCGACGGGAACTCCGTTTTTTGCCTGCTCCAGGCTGTCCTGGATGATGCCCACTTCCAGATGATCAAGTTCTTCCTCAAACCTCCGCGCATCAACGAAACGGAGGTCGCTGAGAGCTTGAAACAAATGAGAGAGGTAGTGGCAACACCGCAGAAACTGTATATAAGCTATATACGCAAGGTGATGCGCAGCGGTGAGATCTCTATGCCCTATCCCTTTGAAGGGGACGGGGAAAGGGATGAGGTAATCGCACTGGCATACAAGAGGATGCAGGAGCTTCTGGCAACACCCGTTGAGCACATAGACCAGGACACCACATCCAGGATATTCCAGGAAATACCCGGCTTACTACCCAGGCTAAATGTATACCAAGAAGGGAGGTAG
- a CDS encoding corrinoid protein, translating into MSEDIIALLKENVIQGRKTQDDEGIDEVLTGPGVVELTQAALDSNIPPDVIIKQGLTAGMQVVGEKFSTKEYFIPDMLASAEAVGEAMDILKPLLEASNAEIKGKFAIVTVKGDIHDIGKNIVAILLKGAGYEVNDLGTDVPTEKIVEAVREYKPDYLGLSALLTTTMVAMGEVLEALKENNLRDKVKVLIGGAAVSKDYAEKIGADAYCVDGFEAIKVLEAFQEAQA; encoded by the coding sequence ATGAGCGAAGATATCATTGCATTACTTAAGGAAAATGTAATACAGGGCAGAAAGACCCAGGATGACGAGGGGATAGATGAAGTACTAACCGGGCCCGGGGTGGTGGAGCTTACTCAGGCGGCGCTGGACAGCAACATACCTCCGGATGTGATAATAAAGCAAGGCCTCACTGCGGGAATGCAGGTTGTGGGAGAAAAGTTCTCCACAAAGGAATACTTCATCCCGGATATGCTGGCCTCAGCCGAGGCAGTGGGAGAAGCGATGGACATCCTGAAGCCCCTTCTCGAGGCTTCAAATGCGGAAATAAAAGGTAAATTCGCCATAGTAACAGTGAAGGGAGACATCCACGATATAGGTAAGAATATCGTTGCCATTCTGCTCAAAGGGGCTGGCTATGAGGTTAATGACCTGGGAACAGATGTACCCACTGAGAAGATCGTGGAGGCGGTAAGGGAATATAAACCCGATTACCTGGGGCTCTCCGCCCTGCTTACCACTACAATGGTGGCAATGGGGGAGGTACTTGAAGCCCTGAAAGAGAATAACCTCAGAGACAAGGTCAAGGTACTGATCGGTGGAGCAGCGGTATCTAAAGATTATGCCGAGAAAATAGGGGCGGATGCCTACTGCGTGGACGGCTTCGAAGCAATTAAGGTGCTCGAGGCTTTTCAGGAAGCGCAGGCTTAG
- a CDS encoding asparagine synthase-related protein — protein MAGIAGILGSDNGELEQMLERIKYRGPHETWVNREQGVNLGCNELNVGVDSREGSHYASNGKMAVVLDGRVYNPEKGKKTDAEALMALYDRFGSKFARKIDGDFACAVSDNGKMILARDWAGIKPLYYGHNRDGSLCFASEAKSLVGISGDVREFPPGYVYSTEVGFQRYTSEAVETPEFEDYEQAKKVVKQLMLEAMERRMKDNAVGGVLLSGGLDSSLITYMACQIKPDIECFTVSMQEGQDLPLAKDVTQYLGVKHHILIFDEKEINEILPKAIYHQEMYEESCVHGAIANFLAGRFVSPHTNCVLTGEGADEFFAGYDGQFRQGENPEEVASIVDNLINVAHNTALQRLDRLAAANSIETRTPFLDTKVMDFCMKIPLNCKIHGEEQVGKWILRQAFEGCLPEHIIYQTKRFFAQGSGVAFIMRSQAEKSISEKELAEHNKKAGNPWLSSIEELYYYKIFKETYPQPAYDRLVGRWDPLRPDFFLRKVDA, from the coding sequence GTGGCAGGAATTGCCGGAATTTTAGGAAGCGATAATGGCGAGCTGGAACAGATGCTCGAGCGGATTAAGTACAGAGGTCCGCACGAGACCTGGGTAAACCGCGAACAAGGGGTGAACCTGGGATGCAATGAGCTGAACGTGGGTGTAGACTCGAGGGAAGGCTCACATTATGCCTCCAACGGCAAGATGGCAGTTGTCCTTGATGGACGAGTATACAATCCGGAAAAGGGGAAAAAGACCGATGCCGAGGCGCTGATGGCCCTCTATGACAGATTCGGCAGCAAGTTTGCACGCAAAATAGACGGGGACTTCGCCTGCGCCGTATCCGACAACGGTAAGATGATACTGGCACGTGATTGGGCAGGAATAAAACCCCTCTACTACGGCCATAATAGAGATGGGTCGCTATGCTTCGCTTCAGAGGCAAAGAGCCTGGTGGGCATATCCGGCGATGTCAGGGAGTTCCCACCGGGTTATGTTTACTCCACAGAGGTGGGATTCCAGAGATATACCTCTGAAGCTGTAGAGACTCCGGAGTTCGAAGATTACGAACAGGCCAAGAAGGTGGTAAAGCAACTCATGCTGGAGGCAATGGAGAGACGGATGAAGGATAACGCCGTTGGAGGAGTCCTGCTGAGCGGAGGGCTGGACAGCAGCCTTATAACCTACATGGCCTGCCAGATAAAGCCAGATATCGAGTGCTTCACCGTAAGCATGCAGGAGGGTCAAGACCTCCCGCTGGCCAAGGATGTAACCCAGTACCTGGGGGTCAAGCATCACATTTTAATCTTCGATGAGAAGGAGATAAATGAGATATTGCCCAAGGCTATCTATCACCAGGAGATGTATGAGGAAAGCTGCGTGCACGGTGCAATTGCCAATTTCCTTGCCGGACGGTTTGTCAGCCCACACACCAACTGCGTTCTAACCGGAGAGGGAGCGGATGAGTTCTTCGCCGGTTATGACGGCCAGTTCAGGCAGGGAGAGAACCCCGAAGAGGTTGCCAGTATAGTCGATAATCTCATCAACGTTGCCCACAACACCGCCCTGCAAAGGCTGGACCGGTTGGCGGCGGCGAATTCGATTGAAACCCGCACCCCCTTTCTCGACACCAAGGTGATGGACTTCTGCATGAAGATCCCACTGAACTGTAAGATTCACGGAGAGGAACAGGTGGGGAAGTGGATCCTGCGCCAGGCATTTGAGGGCTGCCTGCCCGAACACATTATCTACCAGACAAAACGCTTCTTCGCCCAGGGTTCAGGCGTGGCGTTTATCATGCGCTCGCAGGCAGAGAAAAGCATCTCCGAAAAGGAACTCGCTGAACACAACAAGAAAGCAGGCAACCCCTGGCTATCCTCTATCGAGGAGCTGTATTACTACAAAATATTCAAGGAGACATACCCCCAGCCTGCATACGATCGGCTGGTAGGCAGGTGGGACCCCTTGAGACCGGATTTCTTCCTCCGTAAGGTGGACGCATAG
- a CDS encoding response regulator yields the protein MRESKLIRMGIMIEESFNNKRNNREGNQFPDRLLTVRDVAELLHVHSNTARRWSDLGLIKSYRVGPRGDRRFRAEDLNTFITTVKPNLGGAVLIVDDDPDIRQLMEDVVEGEGYRATAVESGEKALKELDKQHFDFVFLDLMLPGLTGVDVLRFIKEHENKTIVAVITGHGDDALALEAMELGPMFFIRKPFDISEITTVLDAVMHHPENSSSKP from the coding sequence GTGAGGGAATCTAAACTAATAAGGATGGGCATCATGATAGAGGAAAGCTTCAACAATAAGCGAAATAACAGGGAAGGAAACCAGTTTCCAGATAGACTCCTTACCGTCCGCGACGTGGCAGAACTGCTACACGTGCACAGCAATACGGCACGACGCTGGAGCGACCTGGGCCTAATTAAAAGCTACCGCGTTGGCCCCCGTGGCGATCGTAGATTCAGGGCTGAGGACCTCAATACCTTTATTACCACCGTTAAGCCAAACCTGGGGGGAGCAGTGCTCATTGTCGACGATGACCCCGATATTCGGCAACTCATGGAGGATGTCGTCGAGGGGGAAGGCTACAGGGCTACCGCCGTTGAAAGCGGTGAGAAAGCCTTGAAAGAGCTCGATAAGCAGCACTTCGACTTCGTCTTCCTCGACCTCATGCTGCCGGGCCTGACCGGAGTAGATGTGCTCCGTTTTATAAAGGAGCATGAAAATAAAACCATAGTGGCTGTCATTACCGGGCACGGTGACGATGCCCTCGCTCTTGAGGCGATGGAGCTGGGTCCCATGTTTTTTATCCGAAAGCCCTTCGATATTTCCGAGATAACCACGGTTCTCGATGCAGTAATGCATCATCCAGAAAATAGCTCCAGCAAACCGTAG